In Picosynechococcus sp. PCC 7002, the following are encoded in one genomic region:
- the der gene encoding ribosome biogenesis GTPase Der — protein MKLPIIAVIGRPNVGKSTLVNRIAGDQQAIVHDQPGITRDRTYRPGFWQDRNFQIVDTGGIVFDDHEEFLPLIREQAAIALAEAAVALFVVDGQAGLNAADQEIADWLRQQNVPVVLAVNKCESLEQGYTQAAEFWELGMEEPFPISAIHGSGTGDLLDKVIEYLPTITDVEEDTTINVAIIGRPNVGKSSLLNALTGEQRAIVSPISGTTRDAIDTIIERNGQQYRLIDTAGIRRKKNVDYGAEFFSINRAFKAIRRADVVLFVIDVLDGVTEQDLKLAGRIIDEGRAVIIVANKWDAVEKDTYTINQYRKELQARLFFMEWAEMLFISAQTGQRVNKILDLVDQAAESHRRRVSTAVINEVIQEAVSWHSPPTSRQGKQGRIYYGTQVRSQPPTISLFVNDPKRFNDSYRRYIEKQFRQDLGFAGTPIRLVWRGKRVRDAERGTPNRATKV, from the coding sequence ATGAAACTCCCCATTATTGCCGTGATCGGTCGTCCCAACGTGGGCAAATCTACCCTCGTCAACCGCATTGCTGGCGATCAACAGGCGATCGTCCATGACCAGCCCGGCATTACCCGCGATCGCACCTATCGGCCTGGTTTTTGGCAAGACCGCAACTTTCAGATTGTCGATACGGGCGGGATTGTTTTCGACGACCACGAAGAATTTTTACCTTTAATCCGCGAACAAGCGGCGATCGCCCTCGCCGAAGCAGCCGTTGCCCTTTTTGTGGTGGATGGCCAAGCTGGGTTAAATGCCGCCGACCAAGAAATTGCCGACTGGTTGCGCCAACAAAATGTCCCCGTTGTCCTGGCCGTGAACAAATGCGAATCCCTCGAACAGGGCTATACCCAAGCAGCTGAATTTTGGGAGCTGGGCATGGAAGAACCTTTCCCCATCTCGGCGATCCATGGCAGTGGCACCGGCGATCTTTTAGACAAAGTCATTGAATATCTCCCGACGATCACCGATGTCGAAGAAGATACCACCATTAACGTCGCAATCATTGGTCGCCCCAATGTCGGTAAATCGAGTCTGCTCAATGCCCTTACCGGAGAACAACGGGCGATCGTCAGTCCGATTTCTGGGACAACCCGCGATGCCATTGACACAATCATCGAACGCAACGGCCAACAATATCGCCTCATTGACACCGCTGGCATCCGCCGGAAAAAAAATGTGGATTATGGGGCCGAATTTTTTAGCATTAACCGTGCCTTTAAAGCGATTCGTCGGGCGGATGTAGTACTTTTTGTGATTGATGTTTTAGATGGGGTGACCGAACAGGATCTCAAACTAGCGGGTCGAATCATTGACGAAGGCCGAGCGGTGATCATCGTTGCCAACAAGTGGGATGCTGTCGAGAAGGATACCTACACGATCAACCAATACCGCAAAGAGTTGCAAGCGCGTCTATTTTTTATGGAATGGGCCGAAATGCTCTTCATTAGCGCCCAGACTGGTCAGCGGGTGAATAAAATTCTGGATTTAGTTGATCAAGCCGCCGAATCTCACCGTCGCCGCGTTTCTACCGCCGTAATTAATGAGGTGATCCAAGAAGCGGTTTCCTGGCATTCTCCCCCCACCAGTCGCCAAGGGAAACAGGGTCGGATTTACTATGGCACCCAGGTACGGAGTCAGCCGCCGACGATTTCTCTATTTGTCAATGACCCCAAACGATTTAACGATAGCTACCGCCGCTATATCGAGAAGCAATTTCGTCAGGATCTCGGTTTTGCGGGCACGCCGATCCGTTTGGTTTGGCGCGGTAAACGGGTGCGGGATGCAGAACGGGGCACCCCCAACCGAGCCACAAAGGTTTAG
- a CDS encoding saccharopine dehydrogenase family protein yields the protein MSSEKMSPSSPPYDLIVVGATGFVGQIICRYLCDHAERELFTWAIAGRSAEKLAQLKHSLGIPGETLATFVVDVFDQGAVTALCEQTKVILTTVGPYSLYGETLLRACATTGTDYCDLTGEVQWVKKMVTKYEAIAQQSGARIVHCCGFDSVPSDLGVYFLQQRALKRFGKPCRQIKMRVKTAQGGISGGTAASGVNLIKEAIADSEIKTLLANPYALCPKAPNPQHPAPLIPVQIDHIFGEWVTPFIMAAVNTPIVLRSNALQNWAYGEQFQYDEGLLTGVSVGGWLKAQGLSLLLKILGGTAAIDPSLLEKIVPAPGEGPSPSQQQAGFYDLRFWGITTSGEVLMAKVTGDRDPGYGSTAKIIAQAGLCLAKDNLSRSGGFWTPATAMGEHLIDRLTAYSGLTFSIL from the coding sequence ATGTCTTCTGAAAAAATGTCGCCATCGTCACCCCCCTATGATCTAATCGTGGTGGGGGCCACTGGTTTTGTGGGCCAAATTATTTGCCGCTATCTTTGTGACCATGCCGAACGTGAATTGTTTACTTGGGCGATCGCCGGCCGTTCAGCCGAAAAATTAGCCCAACTCAAGCACTCTTTGGGCATCCCAGGGGAGACCTTAGCAACCTTTGTCGTTGATGTGTTTGATCAAGGGGCAGTGACGGCCCTCTGCGAGCAAACGAAGGTGATCCTCACAACGGTCGGCCCCTACAGTCTTTATGGAGAAACCTTGCTCCGGGCCTGTGCCACAACGGGAACCGATTATTGCGATCTGACCGGGGAAGTCCAGTGGGTCAAAAAGATGGTGACTAAATATGAGGCGATCGCCCAACAGTCGGGGGCACGGATCGTCCATTGTTGCGGCTTTGATTCGGTGCCGTCTGACCTTGGGGTGTATTTTTTGCAACAGCGGGCTTTAAAACGATTCGGAAAACCCTGTCGCCAAATTAAGATGCGCGTTAAGACAGCCCAGGGAGGCATTTCCGGGGGGACGGCGGCCAGCGGCGTAAATCTGATCAAAGAGGCGATCGCCGACTCAGAGATCAAAACACTATTGGCTAATCCCTATGCCCTCTGTCCCAAAGCTCCCAATCCCCAGCACCCAGCTCCCCTAATCCCGGTACAAATCGACCACATTTTTGGCGAATGGGTGACACCCTTTATCATGGCAGCGGTGAATACGCCTATTGTGCTGCGCTCCAATGCCCTACAAAACTGGGCCTATGGTGAGCAGTTCCAGTACGACGAAGGGCTGCTTACGGGGGTCAGTGTTGGGGGTTGGTTGAAAGCCCAGGGTCTAAGCCTATTACTTAAAATCCTGGGAGGAACTGCGGCGATCGACCCTAGTCTCCTCGAAAAAATTGTCCCGGCCCCCGGCGAAGGGCCTTCCCCCAGCCAACAGCAAGCCGGTTTTTATGATCTACGCTTTTGGGGCATTACTACTTCGGGTGAAGTTCTTATGGCAAAAGTCACTGGCGATCGCGACCCTGGCTATGGTTCCACCGCAAAAATTATCGCCCAAGCAGGACTCTGTTTAGCCAAAGATAATCTATCCCGATCCGGTGGCTTCTGGACGCCAGCCACAGCCATGGGTGAACATCTTATCGATCGCCTCACCGCTTACAGTGGCTTAACCTTCAGCATCCTTTGA